The genomic stretch GCCGATGTGGCCGGGGCCATGGCCGTGGGCATCGCCGGCTGTCTGGTGCAGACCGGCAAATACGAGGACAGGGATCTGGACCGCCTTCCGGAAGGCGCAGCACTGATCAGGTCGATCGCCGAGCTGCCAGGCCTGCTCGGTTCATGGGACCGCTGAAGCAGATCGGGATCAGGGCCTCATGCCGCAGTGATTGCCCGGGTAGCGCAGGGTGCGCCAGTCGCCACCGGGGGTGCTCACTTCCACGCCGATGCCGATCGGGTCTTCACGGCCGCTGCTGTGCTGCTGCCACCACTCCTGGGCCGCATCCCAGGCGGCATCCATCGAATCGAAGTGGTCGTCGAGAACGGGGTGAGGGCAGCAACGTTGATCGACCAGCCGGTACAGCCGCGCCCCGTTGGTCTGTTGGCCAGCAGAGACGGTACGGAAGGAAGAGAACGCCATGGCCCGCACATCGACAACCTCACCATGTTGGCGGCTGTGACAGCTGTTGACTGTCACCTTCATCACAAGTCACGGATCTCAAAGGATGCGTGCTCACATGCCAGGGGCAAGGGGGACGGCTGGGCCGCTGACCACCACCCCTCAGCCCGTCACGGCGATGCAGTCGATCTCGACGAGGGCCCCCTTCGGCAGCGCCGCCACCTGGACGCAGGCCCGGGCCGGCGGGACCCCCGCCGAGAAGACCTCGGCGTAGAGGGCGTTGACCCGGGCGAAATCGGCCAGGTCGGTGAGGAAGACCGTGGTACGCACCACGTGCCGGGCGGTGCAGCCCGCCGCCGCCAGCACCGCCTGCAGATTCGTGAGCACCTGCCTGGTTTCGGCCTCCACATCCCCGGCGCCCACCAGAGCGCCAGTGGCTGGATCCAGGGCGATCTGACCGGAGCAGAAGAGCAGACCCCCTGCCTTGACCGCCTGGTTGTAGGGACCCACCGGCGCCGGTGCGGCGGCCGTGGTGATTGCCTCGGCGGGAGTTCCCATGCCCATGGCAGGTGAAAATGAAGTTCCGAGTGTACGGATCAGGCTCCATCGCCCCACCTACCCCAGCCCCGCTGCCGTTGATCATCTCGCCACAGCTGGATGAGCGGCCTGATCCGGTCCGGCTTGAGAACGTCTGGCATCGCTATCCTGGTCCCCGCGGGGCCGGTGACCGCGACGATTCACGGAACTGGACCCTGCAGGGGGTGAATCTGGAGCTTCATCAGGGGGAACTGGTGGGGCTGCTGGGCCCCTCGGGCTGCGGCAAGACCACCCTGCTGCGCCTCATCGCCGGTTTCGAGCGTCCGGCCCGTGGCCGGGTGCTGATCCATGGCCAGGAAGTGGCCGGTCCCAATGGCTGGCTGGCGCCGGAGCGTCGTGGCGTGGGCATGGTCTTCCAGGATTACGCCCTCTTCCCCCATCTCGATGCCTGGAGCAATGTCTGCTTCGGGCTCAAGCCACGTCAGGATCGTGGCCGGGCCACCTGGCTGCTGGACCTGCTGGGGCTCAGAGGTCTGGAACGCCGCTACCCCCATGAACTCTCGGGCGGCCAGCGTCAGCGCCTGGCCCTGGCGCGGGCCCTCGCCCCCGGGCCGACGCTGCTCCTGCTGGATGAACCCTTCTCCAACCTGGATGTGGAGGTGCGGCTGAGGCTGCGGGCCGAGCTGCCTGGGGTGCTCAGCCGTTGCCAGGCCAGCGGCCTGATCGTCACCCACGATCCTGAGGAGGCCCTGGCCATCTGCGACCGGGTGGCTGTGCTGCAGGGGGGGCACCTGCACCAGTGCAGCAGTCCACGCGAGATGGTGCGGGCCCCCGCCACGGCCTTCGTGGGCCGCTTTGTGCTGCAGGGAAACCTGCTCGAGGCCCACTGGAGCGGCGGCCAGCTGCTCACGCCTCTCGGTGCCCTGCGCCCTGAGCCGGGTGGATCGGTGGCTCCCGGCGGAGATGGCGAGGGTCCCTGGCAGGTGCTGCTGAGTCCGTCGGCCTTTGATCTGAGCGTCGACCCGGGCGGGCCCGCTGAGGTGGTGGCGCGGGAGTTTCTCGGCCGCGAGTGGCTCTACCAGGTGCGGCTCGATGCCCAGGGCTCCTCCGCTCCGGTTGATCTCCGCTTTCGCCTGCCTCTGGAGCGCGACTATCCACTGGGCCTTCGCTGTCGTCCCTGGCTGCGGCCGGGCGAGACCGCCAGGCTCTTCCCCACGGGTCAGAGCCTCAGGCCGTCGTAGGCCCACTGCCCTGGAGCGGCCCGATCAACCCTGCCAGTGATCCTTGCTGCGGCGACGGCTCGCGAACTCGTTGGCATCGCTGGCTCTGAGCATCAGATTCGTGGACCACTCCCGAGCAATGGTGCTGGGGATGGTGGGCTGATGCAGGCGCCTCAGTTCTTCCACCTCCGCCAGGCGCTCCTGGATCGCCCGGCGCTCCTCCCCCGCCTCAGGACAGGACGCCGCCGCCCAGCGCAGGTTCGAGAGGGTGTACTCATGGGCGCACCACACGCGGGTGTCTCCCGGCAGGGCTCCCAGCCGCTGCAGGGACTGATGCATCTCCTCGGGGCTGCCTTCGAACAGGCGTCCACAACCGGCGGCGAACAGGGTGTCACCGCAGAACAGCTCTCCCCGGCCGCCCTCCGTCGGCGGCAGATAGAAGGCCAGGTGCCAGCGGGTGTGCCCAGGCACGGCCAGCACCTGCACACGGCGCCCCAGAAGCTCCAGCCGGTCGCCATCCTCCAGGGCCAGGGTCTGGAAGGGGATCCGTGCCCTGTCGGCGCCTGCAGCCATCACCGCTGCATCAGGCCATCGGCGCAGCAGCCCCGGGGTCCCATCGATGTGGTCCCAGTGGTGATGGGTCTGCAGAACCGCCACCAGCTCCAGACCGCACCGCTCCAGCCAGGTGATCACCGGCCCTGCCACGCCCGGATCCACCACCACCGCTTGCGCCCCGTCGTGGAGCACGACCACGTAGTTGTCGCGCAGCACCGGGATCAGCTCCACCTCACTCTTGCTCGCGCCCATCGGTAAAGTCCAGGTTGCGGTGCAAGTCCATGATCACCGTCGCTCTGGCCAAAGGGGCCCTGCTGAAGGATTCGGTGCGCTGCTTCGCTGCCGCCGGTCTTGATTTCAGCGCCCTGCTCGATGCCGACAATCGCCAGCTGATGGTGCCCAGCCCGTGCGGCAGGGCCCGGGCTCTGCTGGTGCGCAACGGCGACGTACCCGTTTATGTGGCCTACGGCCAGGCCCAGCTGGGGGTTGTCGGTGATGACGTGCTGCGCGAGCACCAGTTGCCGGTGGCGCCGCTGCTGGATCTGGGCTTCGGCGGCTGCCGCATGGCCGTGGCCGTGAAGGAGAACAGTGGCTACAGCCGGGCAGCAGAGCTTCCTGCCCATTGCCGGGTGGCCAGCAAGTTCGTGCGCTGCGCCGAAACCTTCTTCGCCGGGCTCGATCTGCCCGTGGAGCTGATCCATCTCACGGGCTCGGTGGAGCTGGGACCGATCACCGGCATGTCGGAGGCCATCGTGGACCTGGTGGCCACGGGCCGCACGCTCCGCGACAACGGCCTTGTGGCCCTGGATGAGTTGTTCCACAGCACCGCCCGCCTGATCGGCAACCCCCTGGCCCTGCGCTTCGATCTCGGCGAACTGCAGGCCATCATCGACCGGGTCGCCACCGCCACTGCGCCGGCCACCGCCTTCCCCCTGCGCTGATGGCCGCTCTCGACCGCCAGCGGCTCAGTCGGCTGCTGCCTTACCTCCGCCATGACCGCCGCCGCCTCATCCTGGTGGTGCTGCTGCTGATCCCGGTGGCCCTGGCCGCCGCGATCCAACCGCTGTTGATCGGCCAGGCGATCGCCGTGCTGCGCGGTGAACCCACCGCCGCCTGGCTGGCAGGGAAGAGCGTGTCGGAGGCGATGCGCACGCTGGTGCTGATCCTCTTCGGCGCGGTGCTGTTTCGCCTGGCCCTTCAGGGGGGGCAGTCCTACAGCGTTCAGGCGGTGGGCCAGCGGCTCACGGCCCGCATCCGCGACGACCTCTTCCGCCATGCCCTGGCTCTGTCGCTGCGCTTCCACGACCGCACTCCGGTGGGCAAGCTGCTGACCCGTCTGACCAGCGACGTGGATGCCCTGGCCGAAGTGTTCGGCAGCGGCGCCGTCGGTGTGCTGGCCGATCTGGTCACCCTGCTGGTGATCGGCGTGACGATGGTCAGCATCGAACCTCGCCTCGGAACCCTGCTGCTGGTGAGCCAGGTTCCTGCCACCCTGGCGATCCTCTGGCTGCAGGCCCGTTACCGCAGGGCCAACTATCGCGTGAGGGAGGAACTCAGCCAGCTCAACGCCGATCTGCAGGAGAACCTGCAGGGTCTGGAGGTGGTCCAGATGTTCCGCCGCGAGGCCACCAACAGTGCTCGCTTCGCCGTCACCACCAGCGCCTACCGCCGGGCCGTCACCGGCACGATCTTCTATGAAAGCGCCGTTTCGGCGTTCATCGAATGGGTGGCCCTCACCGCCGTGGCCGTGGTGCTCGCCCTCGGCGGCTGGATGGTGATCGCCGGCAGCATCGGCCTCGGCACCCTCACCACCTTCATCCTCTTTTCCCAGCGCCTGTTCGATCCCCTGCGCCAGCTGGCGGAGCGCTTCACCCAGATCCAGGGCGGGCTCACGGCGGTTCAGCGCATCGGTGAGCTGATGGAGCAGCCAATCGAGATCTCCGACCTCGAGCTCGGACTGCGCAGCAGCGCCGCCCAGCGCTCCGGGCTGCTGCGTGCCAGCGCCGGCGAGGTGATCTTCGAGAACGTGAGCTTCGCCTACCGCCCTGATGACCCGATCCTCACCGACCTGAGCTTCCACATCGCCCCGGGCGAGCAGGTGGCCCTGGTCGGTCCCACCGGCTCCGGCAAGACCACGATCATCCGCCTGCTCTGCCGTCTGTACGAACCTCAGAGCGGCAGGATCCTGCTCGATGGCATCGACATCCGCGAGCTGCCCAGCGCCACTCTGCGCCAGCGCCTGGGCGTGGTCCTTCAGGACACATTCCTGTTCAGCGGCAACGTGGCGGACAACCTGCGCCTGGATGCTCCGATCCCCCAGGCCGATCTGGAGCGAATCTGCTCCGAGCTGGGCCTCGATCCGCTGCTGCGTCGCCTGCCCGACGGCCTGGCCACGGAGCTGCGTGAACGGGGGGGGAACCTCTCCTCCGGCGAGCGTCAGCTGCTGTCGGTGGCTCGGGTGGCGATGCGGGACCCCTCGGTGCTGGTGATGGATGAGGCCACCGCATTCATGGACCCTTCCACGGAGGCCACCCTTCAACGCGATCTGGAGCGGCTGCTCACCGGCCGCACCGCCATCGTCATTGCCCACCGCCTGGCCACCGTGGAAGCGGCCGATCGCATCCTGGTGCTGCGCCGGGGCCGGCTGATCGAGCAGGGCACCCACCGGGAGCTGCGGGCGGCCGGTGGTCTCTACGCAGAACTGGCTGAACTGCAGGAGCGGGGTCTGGCCCGTCTCTAGGGATCAGGGCAGCCTCTCCAGCCAGGCGTCGATCAGGGCGGCCAGCTGGCGGGGGCACTCCCTCATCGGCAGGTGACCGCAGTCGGGGATCAGAGCCAGCTCGTGGTCTGTTGCATAGCCGGCCAGATGTCGCACATAGCGGGGAGCCATCACCTGATCCTGGCTGCCCACGATCCAGAGGCTCGGCACCCGCA from Synechococcus sp. CBW1107 encodes the following:
- a CDS encoding Rid family detoxifying hydrolase, giving the protein MGMGTPAEAITTAAAPAPVGPYNQAVKAGGLLFCSGQIALDPATGALVGAGDVEAETRQVLTNLQAVLAAAGCTARHVVRTTVFLTDLADFARVNALYAEVFSAGVPPARACVQVAALPKGALVEIDCIAVTG
- a CDS encoding ABC transporter ATP-binding protein, which gives rise to MIISPQLDERPDPVRLENVWHRYPGPRGAGDRDDSRNWTLQGVNLELHQGELVGLLGPSGCGKTTLLRLIAGFERPARGRVLIHGQEVAGPNGWLAPERRGVGMVFQDYALFPHLDAWSNVCFGLKPRQDRGRATWLLDLLGLRGLERRYPHELSGGQRQRLALARALAPGPTLLLLDEPFSNLDVEVRLRLRAELPGVLSRCQASGLIVTHDPEEALAICDRVAVLQGGHLHQCSSPREMVRAPATAFVGRFVLQGNLLEAHWSGGQLLTPLGALRPEPGGSVAPGGDGEGPWQVLLSPSAFDLSVDPGGPAEVVAREFLGREWLYQVRLDAQGSSAPVDLRFRLPLERDYPLGLRCRPWLRPGETARLFPTGQSLRPS
- the gloB gene encoding hydroxyacylglutathione hydrolase, encoding MGASKSEVELIPVLRDNYVVVLHDGAQAVVVDPGVAGPVITWLERCGLELVAVLQTHHHWDHIDGTPGLLRRWPDAAVMAAGADRARIPFQTLALEDGDRLELLGRRVQVLAVPGHTRWHLAFYLPPTEGGRGELFCGDTLFAAGCGRLFEGSPEEMHQSLQRLGALPGDTRVWCAHEYTLSNLRWAAASCPEAGEERRAIQERLAEVEELRRLHQPTIPSTIAREWSTNLMLRASDANEFASRRRSKDHWQG
- the hisG gene encoding ATP phosphoribosyltransferase produces the protein MITVALAKGALLKDSVRCFAAAGLDFSALLDADNRQLMVPSPCGRARALLVRNGDVPVYVAYGQAQLGVVGDDVLREHQLPVAPLLDLGFGGCRMAVAVKENSGYSRAAELPAHCRVASKFVRCAETFFAGLDLPVELIHLTGSVELGPITGMSEAIVDLVATGRTLRDNGLVALDELFHSTARLIGNPLALRFDLGELQAIIDRVATATAPATAFPLR
- a CDS encoding ABC transporter ATP-binding protein; this encodes MAALDRQRLSRLLPYLRHDRRRLILVVLLLIPVALAAAIQPLLIGQAIAVLRGEPTAAWLAGKSVSEAMRTLVLILFGAVLFRLALQGGQSYSVQAVGQRLTARIRDDLFRHALALSLRFHDRTPVGKLLTRLTSDVDALAEVFGSGAVGVLADLVTLLVIGVTMVSIEPRLGTLLLVSQVPATLAILWLQARYRRANYRVREELSQLNADLQENLQGLEVVQMFRREATNSARFAVTTSAYRRAVTGTIFYESAVSAFIEWVALTAVAVVLALGGWMVIAGSIGLGTLTTFILFSQRLFDPLRQLAERFTQIQGGLTAVQRIGELMEQPIEISDLELGLRSSAAQRSGLLRASAGEVIFENVSFAYRPDDPILTDLSFHIAPGEQVALVGPTGSGKTTIIRLLCRLYEPQSGRILLDGIDIRELPSATLRQRLGVVLQDTFLFSGNVADNLRLDAPIPQADLERICSELGLDPLLRRLPDGLATELRERGGNLSSGERQLLSVARVAMRDPSVLVMDEATAFMDPSTEATLQRDLERLLTGRTAIVIAHRLATVEAADRILVLRRGRLIEQGTHRELRAAGGLYAELAELQERGLARL